The Desulfomonilaceae bacterium genome includes the window GGGAGCCCCTTTGCAATCGTTTTGGTTGATTACATGATGCCGGAAATGGACGGATTTGAATTAGCTAAAAAAATCAAGGCTGACCCGAGTATCGCCAATACAACAATGACAATGCTCACGTCGGCGGGACAGCGTGGTGACGCCGCCAGGTGTCTGGAGCTGGGAATATCAGCTTACTTGCTCAAACCGATTAACCAAAAGCAGCTCCTGGAGACAATGTGTGGTTCATTACAGAAAACCGCTGTTACCAAAACCAGGCCTTCCTTGTTGACACGTCATTCAATCCGCGAAAGCAAACGGAGCCTCAATATTCTGTTAGCTGAAGACAACTTGATAAACCAGAAATTGGCTGTTAGCTTGATACAAAGGATGGGGCATAAAGTGTCTGTCGCACAGAACGGTAAACAGGCGCTTGAGGCAATTGAAAGAGAGAAGTTTGACATCATACTGATGGATGTTCAGATGCCGGAAATGGACGGTTTGGAGGCCACCCAAGCTATTCGTACAAAAGAGCGGTTGATCGGACAACAACGTATTCCCATCATAGCCATGACAGCATATGCTATGGCAGGTGACCGAGATCGATGTCTTGACGCCGGTATGGATGGATACGTTTCCAAGCCCATAAATACTCAAGAACTATTTGAAACGATTGAAAATATGGAACTACACAATAACTGAGTGATATATGCAAAAAAACAGTCAAGTTAAAAGAAAACGTTGTCGGCTTCGGGCGCGAAATCGTTTTGGGGCCGACCCCGAACTCAGACCTAATTGCTCGTGCAGCGGACAAGCGTGCTAAGTACCACTGCCAGAGTTGATTTAAATACAAGAAGGCGGTGTCCCTGCAGCAAGGGTCCAGCAAATCGTAAATCTGTATGCCCTTGTCCTTGACTAAATAATTCTAACCATTCGGTGTGTTGATTGTTATTACTGGTGGGCCAACCCTAAAAGGTAATTATTCCAGCATATTAAGGAGTTAATTTATCGTCCAGAGCATCCCTTTAATGTGATACGTAAAGGTATAGATGTATCTACTGGAAGTTTTAAAGCTTGTATGACCTGATATTTCCTGAACGGCCTTAATGTCGCCCGCAATCTGGTATCTTTGGGCGGCAGATGTGTTTTTTATGCTATGAAAACGACATTCGTTGTCAATACTCCGAAATCAAACAATTGAGAGAAAATGTCTAACGGTTTGTGACAGAACGGAGTGACATTTGTTTTGACTGTTTTGAAGCAGCTTATGCGCCTAAGCCAGCGTCCATTTTTTCTAGACGATTAATGGGATTTATCGAACCACTAGGCAAGATAAAAATATGGCATAATTCCAGCGAAGGTCAATTATGAGTAAAAAAGTTATCCGAATCTTTGCCCTGTCGACCCTGATAGTAATCGGTTTGGGGGGAGGTTTCTGGTGGTGGCGTCTCCACGGGCAGCCGACCCAAACAGGCCAATTAGTCCTTTATGGCAATGTGGACCTTCGTGAAGTGAATCTGGCATTTAACGGCAGTCAACGTATTGCCTCGATTTACGTCAAAGAGGGGGACAGGGTTACCAGCGGCCAATTACTAGCCGAACTTGAAACGCAGCGTCTAGAAGACGCTGTCAAACAGGCCGAGGCTCTGGCGGCGCAACAGGGTGAAGTTCTTAAGAGACTTGAGGCCGGCAGCCGGATCGAGGAGATCCGCCAGGCGGAGGCTAACGCCAACAAAGCCCGAGTCGACGCAGATAACGCCCAACGGACATGGGAACGCATACGCGACCTCTTTCACGAACATGCCGTATCCCAACAACAGTCCGACGATTCCGAAGCGGCCGCGAAAGCTGCCCAAGCCACCTCGAAGGCTGCCCAGCAGGCTCTAAACCTGGCCTTGGCCGGTTCACGCGTCGAAGACATTGAAGCGGGGCGAGCGGCGTTGAGCGCTGCTCAGGCCAACATGGCACTGCGCCGGCAGGAACTAAAAGATGCTCGGCTTCATGCGCCGACCGACGGTATCATCCGCGACCGGATACTTGAACCGGGTACCATGGTGACGCCTCAAAATCCAGTCTTGATCCTTGCCCTGACCAACCCACTCTGGGTCCGGGCATATGTCTCCGAGCCGGACTTGGGCAAACTTCGCCTCGGCATGAAAGCCACGATCACCACAGATAGTTATCCTGGAAAGCTCTACGATGGCTGGGTCGGTTTCATCTCGCCAACGGCGGAGTTCACCCCTAAGACCGTTGAGACTACCGACTTGCGTACACGCCTGGTTTATCAGGTACGAGTCTTCGTACTTCAGGGGCAGGACGAATTACGGCTGGGGATGCCGGCCACTGTCACCATCGATATTGAACAAGCCTCAAAGCCCGATCGTTCGAGCGCCGGACAGTCCTGATGTTAACAACGGATTCGATTCCCGAACCGGACAACACGGCAGGTCAGGCGCTCGATTTCAAGGACGTTACGAAGGTTTTCCAATCGGGTAAACGGATCGTGGAAGCCTTGCGGGGGATTAGCTTTCAGGCGCTACCCGGCATTATTACCGGTATGATCGGCCCCGATGGCGCGGGGAAGACCACAATCATGCGCCTGGCCGCCGGTTTGCTGATTCCCAACTCCGGCCGGATTACCTTTTTTGGTGTCGACGTCCAACAACACCCCTCACGAGTTCAATCCTCGCTGGGTTACATGCCGCAGCATTTTGGACTCTACGAGGACCTTACTGTTCAAGAAAATCTGGATCTTTACGCCGACTTGCAGGGGGTTGGTCATGAAGAGCGGCCGGCCCGCTACTCTCAGCTCTTGGACATGACAGGTCTGGCGCCGTTCACGTCGAGGTTGGCCGGGCGGCTTTCCGGAGGGATGAAGCAGAAGCTTGGCCTTGCCTGCACGCTGGTCCGTTCTCCTCGTCTCCTGCTGCTCGACGAGCCAACTGTAGGCGTAGATCCTGTGTCGCGTAGAGAGTTGTGGGCCATCGTAGGAGGCCTGGTTAAAGCGAGGGAATGAGCGTCCTGCTCAGTACGGCCTACCTGGACGAAGCCGAGCGTTGTAGCCGGGTTGTGCTGTTTCACGAAGGACAGATCCTGGGGGAGGGATCCCCAGGGAATTTCAGCGCCCCGATGAAGGGTCGAACATTCAGTATTTCTGCTTCTGGACTTGCGAAACGCGCTATTCAACAGCGTTTGATGGACAATCCCTTAGTTGTCGACGCCATCATTCAGGGAGAACAGGTCCGCGTCGTTGTGAAGTCAGGTGCGCAAACAGATGCGGAATCTTTGCTTCCCGGCGCCGCCGACGTCATACTGCGTGAAGTTGAGCCGCGCTTCGAAGATGGCTTTATCTCGCTGCTCCGCGAACGAGTGGCCGAAACTTCACAGAGGATGTCATTCGATATCCGCGAACTGTCATCCCGGCAAGCCCTCTCAGCGTCGAGCGGACCGGTAATCAAGGTCCAGGATCTGGAGCGGCGCTTCGGGGATTTCTTCGCCGTTCGGGATGTCACATTCGATGTTGGTCGCGGCGAGATCTTTGGACTGTTGGGGGCCAATGGAGCGGGCAAGTCCACAACGTTTCGCATGCTCTGCGGCTTGCTGCCGGCTAGTGGGGGAACTTTAAGGGTCGCCGGTTTGGACCTGCGTCACTCGGCCGCAACGGCTAGAGGCCGCATCGGATACATGTCTCAAAAATTTTCGCTTTACGGCGTCTTGAGTGTTCGCGAAAATTTACAATTCTTCGGCAGCGCCTATGGTCTTGATCGTCGGCGCCGAGCAAGGCGGATCGACTGGGCTATGGAACAGTTTGGGCTTGAACCGGTTTCTTCGGTCACCAGCGCCGATCTGCCACTGGGCTACAAGCAGCGCTTGGCCATGGCTTGCGCTTTGATGCATGAGCCTGACATCCTGTTTCTTGATGAACCCACATCGGGGGTAGATCCTCTGGCTCGCCGTGAATTCTGGCGCCGCATAAGCGCCCTAGCCGAACGTGGGGTCACCGTGATGGTGACCACTCATTTCATGGAAGAGGCTGAATACTGTGACCGGCTGGCCATCATGGCCGCCGGTGAAATTCTCGCCCTGGGAACTCCAGAGCAGATCAAGGACAGGATGCGGACTGATTCCCAGCGGGAACCTACCATGGAGGATGCTTTCATCGGCCTACTCAAAGACTACGAGAGAATGAAAGCGAACGCGGCATGAGCGAGACGAGCCAATCTTTGCCTCCTCCTCCAGTCCGCTTCGGCGCCTTGATGCGAATGAAAGGCTTGATCCGAAAGGAATTTCTCCAGATCCTACGCGATCCTAGCAGCATAGCCATCGCCTTCCTGATGCCTTTCTTTTTGCTGCTGCTTTTCGGTTATGGGGTATCGCTGGATGCTGAGCACGTCCCTGTGGCCTTGGTAGTGGAGGCGTCAGATCCCGAAACAGCCAGTTTGACAGGCTCCTTTATGGCTTCGCGTTATTTCGCTCCGACCGTCTACTTAAATATGTCCGAAGCCATCGCAGCCATGAATGATCGTCGGGCGGACGCGATCGTCCATCTGCGCTCAGACTTCGGACGGCTTGTTTATGCCTCTGGCGGCGCTCCTATCCAGGTGATTATCGAAGGCTCGGACGCCAACACAGGTCGCCTTGTATCGGGTTATATCGAAGGCACGATTCAGATCTGGCTGGCCCAGCAAGCCCGACTCAAGGGCCAATCCCTCCAGGCGCCCGTCGATATGCGTCCAAGGATTTGGTTCAATTCCGATGTTCGCAGTCAAAACTTCCTGGTGCCAGGCCTGATTGCCGTCATCATGACCCTGATCGGAGCCCTGTTAACGTCAATGGTCGTGGCGCGAGAATGGGAACGCGGAACGATGGAAGCCCTCGCCGTGACACCTGTGACAATGACCGAAATCCTTCTGGGCAAGCTTGTTCCTTATTTCATTCTCGGCATGGGTGGGATGACACTGGCCGTTTCCATGGCGTATTTTTTGTTCGAGGTCCCTCTTCGAGGTTCGCTGTGGCTTTTAACCGCTACATCGGCCCTTTTTCTCCTGGTGGCGTTAGGAATGGGTTTACTGATTTCGATCATTGCTCGTAATCAGTTCGTGGCTGGTCAGGTGGCCATCATAGTGACTTTTCTCCCTGCTTTCCTGCTCTCCGGCTTCATTTTTGACATCACCAGCATGCCGACGGCGGTCCAGGTTATCACGCACCTGATTGCCGCCCGTTACTACGTGGCGATTCTCCAGACAATCTTCCTGGCCGGCGATATTTGGAGCGTCATTGTTCCCAATACCATAGCGCTGTTCGTGATGGCTGCCTTCTTTCTCGGCGTCAGTCGGCGCAAGGCTCGTAAACGATTGGATTAGGAGCTTAACTGATGTGGCGGCGCATCGTAGCGCTTATGAGAAAAGAATTTCTGGCGATCCTCAAGGACAAAAAAAGTCGGATCGTCTTGATAGGTCCTCCCATTATCCAACTCCTGGTCTTCGGATATGCCGCCACATATGACCTCAACCAAGTCCCGTTCGCTGTCTACAATGAAGATCAGGGCGGCGCATCCAGAGATCTGCTCGCCAAACTGCGTCTCTCACCGACCTTTCATGAAGTCGCAATAGTCACACATGATGATGAAATCGCCCCCCTGATAGATAGCAAGAAGGCGCTGCTATTTATTCACCTAGGCCCCAACTTCAGCCGCAACCTCGGCCAAGGCATACCTGCTCCGCTGCAAGTCATCGTGGATGGCCGCAACTCCAATACTGCCATGATCGCTCTAAACTACATCCAATCGATTGTAGACGCGTTCAACCAGGAATGGGCCGTCGTCGAGGGGCTAGGAAAACCTCGTGCGCACTTGGTAATCCGAGCGTGGTTCAACCCCAACCTGGAAAGCCGCTGGTTTATCGTGCCGGGCATCATCGGCCTGCTGACACTGGTGGTCACGATGCTGGTCACTGCTCTCTCAGTTGCTCGAGAACGGGAACAGGGAACCTTCGATCAACTTCTCGTCACACCGATGCGACCGACGGAGATCGTCCTTGGCAAAGCTCTACCTGGCTTTATCATTGGTTTTGCCGAGGCGACGTTGATCATGGTGGTCGCCGTCTATTGGTTTCACGTTCCTTTGCTGGGTCATCTGGCGACCCTTTATATGGGGCTGTTCCTTTTTCTTCTTTCGGCGATCGGGGTGGGACTGATGATCTCCTCCATCTCCGTGACCCAACAGCAAGGATTGCTAGGCGCATTTCTCTTTCTCGTGCCGTCGATTATTCTCTCTGGATTCACCACACCCATAGCCAACATGCCTCAGACGGTACAATACCTCACTTATATTAACCCCTTACGCTATTTCATGGTCGTCCTACGGGCAGTCTTCCTGCAAGGCGCTCCTTTTTTGTCCCTGCTGAATCAGTTCTGGCCTATGGCCTTGATCGGCATTGTGACCCTAAGTCTCGCAGGCTGGCTTTTCCGGCATAGGATGAATTGAGATTACTTATTCCGTAGCGCTGCACAACGAATGTCCCGAGACTGGCAGAGATTTCGGCTCTGCGAATGACCATTGGTACAAGACGCCTTGTGACCGTCTCTCCACGATAATTGCCAGAATGGCCCCAGAAGAGAATCCTGTTATTGGCATGACCATTACTTTGTGGTGTTTCTCAATATTTTGATTTTATGCTAACAGATCAAGTTCTGTGGTTGACAATTTGGCGCCTGATTCCCTACTCTCTAACACGGTGAGGCATGCTAGTCAGGAGGATACTATGTCAGGACGAGTCGCTCGAGTTACTGAGGTGATTGCGGGTTCGCCTAACAGCTTTGATGAGGCCATAAAGCTGGCTTTTGAACGCGCAAACAAGACTTTAAGAAACATAACCGGCATGAAAATTGTTGATATGAGTGTCATGTGTGAGGCAGGAGAGATACAGGAATACCGTATTCGTGTCGAGGTGATCTTCGTTTTAGAATAAGTATTGAGTCTATTCAATGTCGCGATGCTGCTTCACCAAACATCAATTATCATCCTTCGTTGAACCCCTTGGAATATTTAGTCTTTGCATCTCAACACCCACAATTGTTGATTTAGATAGAAAAGGTCGCTGACGTAACGGTTAATCCACCGCTGTAATCGACTTCTTTAGCCATTGTAAACATCCTCATGTATGAAGGATCGAGCGATTAATTTCTATTGTCGCGATTGCCCCCAGTCCTTTTCAATACCGTAATCAATTATCTTATCGAGATAACTGGAAGTAATAGGGGGAACTGTAAGATCGCCGATTACAGAATCGGTATTCGCCCGATCAAACAATGGATTACTTGCGAAGTGTAACAGAATAGTCTGCATTTGACGCCAAACCATTCGCTCAATCCTGTTCCGGGGCTGTACAAAAGACGCCCCGACCCCGGCGAATCTCAAGCCGCCTACATTGAATCTATTGCAAACATGTGAAAGGGTCCATTGGTGCGTCGGCGGGTTAGAGTGGGTTAGGTGATATATATTGTTATGATATTGAGGTTTTTCCATGATTCTAACGGCCGCCTTAGCCACGTAATCGACAGGTATAACATTAGTCACACCATCAGGATTAGCGGGAATGTCAATGTTAAGATTTAAACGGTCGAGGTTTTTCGAATCGGCCATGAGTCTATCAAGAAGATGCGCTGCTTGAAACAGGATATAATAGCCTCCAAAGGAAGTGCATCTTCCCGTCTCAGAGTGCCCGATTATAACTGACGGTCTCAAAATGGTGGCTTTGCCCATCCAGATTTGTTCCGCTTCCCACTTACTTTCCTCGTAAACGTTTACGAAATCACCTCTTGGATGATTAACTTCTGTAACGACCTCTCCCTGTATCAGTCCGCAAACGTATGCGGTGCTGATAACGTGGACATTCAATGGCTTACGTTCAACGAGCTTATATAGAGCTGTCGTGGAACCCAGATTTGTTTTTAAAGGTTCGCCGCTTTCGTCCATATGTAAACGGGTAGACGCCGCGCTGTGCAGTAATGTGTCAACTTCGTCAATTCCTTTATACTCTTGACACCATTGTTCCCACTGCTCGTCAGCTTCCAGTATTTCACCTTTGAACCATTTGAGAGATTCGGCGCTTCTGGGAAGTCCTAGACTGCTCAAAAACCTTATGGTGTCCATTTTTCGCGATTCGCTTCTATAGTGTGCCCATACACTGTGCCCGCGGTCTAATAGCTCCACTAATAGGTATTCTCCAAGGAATCCTGTTCCTCCAGTGAGAAGAACATTCATAGTATCGGACATGGATCCTCCGCAGGCGGTTAAGCTCTGCCCAGAAAAAATTCCAATTTAATATATTAGTTTAACCTAACCATCGGTAGTAATACAAACTAAAACCTGTCTAACGACGTACCGAACGGCATCATGTCATTTCACTCGGATCTAAGAGTTAACTATTTACAAGGACCAGCATTATAATACCTTGGCGGAAATATTCCAGTTTTCTGCTTGCAGAATTTTTTGATTACACGCCATGCCTAATGGGCTTAACTATATGGTTAAGCTAATTTATTCAATCAAGGGTGTTAAATGTCTTCACACATGTGATTCGGTTTCATTAGCTTTTTTGTTTCGACCCAATGATATTTCTTACTTTCCGCACCATTCGGTGGAAGTGAGAGATGATTTTCCTTTGGGTACTAAATTTGCGCGACAGGAGGACAGGATTTTGATAAGTAAGAAGCATTGTCACGCGGACGCTCGCTTTTTTCGTATTGTTGCGGCGTTTGTCAGTAGCCATGTCCAAAAGGGCTGATTTGCGGAAGGATTTGCATTTTTATCCGGATTAAGATCGAGATTGGGAATTGAAGAGTCCTTTCGGTGTCAAATCATTACTGAACGTCAAGGTGATGTAGGCGGCATTGTGTGTATTGCACGTATAATCAATCGCTTGAAGGCGCCCTATTGGAAGTATATGAGGATCGGCAACGTAGTAGGAATAAAAACAGGGATCAGGTTTATATTCAAGCCGGTGGATACAGCGGCCTGGATTAGAAAGGCTTTGATAAGGCAGTCTTATTCCGGTAGGCTGGTAACAAGATTCGAGGAACCTATCGCCTCGCTGAACAGTTGATTTCAGAGACTTTGGTTCCTGTGCGTGATTTTCATCTATTTATAATCATGATGTTTTTTCAGACTGACATGCCAGCTAAATTATTCGGGAAAGTAATTTCTCAATAACGGGTAAGTCCATGACTGGGTGTTTTAGCTTGGCCTGTTGGTCGAGGTTATGGCAGATTGCTGCTATACAGAGTGATGTATTTGAGTTTGCAATGAGGGCATTCGTTTGAATTATATTTCTCTAGCGTTAGGATCGGCCATTCTATTGTATATTGTTTATTTTTGGTCCATGCGTATGCGTGAGATAACTGATAGTTGGAGATGGGTCCCAGTCCTTGACCCTAACAAGGATACATCCCTCCCCAAATCGCCGCCCCGTATATCGGTCATAGTTCCGGCTAATAACGAAGAAGCCTTGATTGGAACCTCTCTGCGATCGATACTTGATCAGGATTACCCTAACCTCGAAATAATTTGTGTTGATGATAGATCCACGGACCGGACCGCTGAAATAGTTGGAAAGCTATTTGAGGGAAGAACAAATTGCCGCCTTGTGTCAATAACAGAGCTGCCTGTCGGATGGACCGGCAAGAGTCACGCTCTTTATGAAGGCGCCAAATACGCTTCAGGTGAATGGCTGGCATTCCTGGATGCGGACAGCTCATTGCATAAAGCCGCATTGAGGCAGTGCTTACACGAGGCCATACAAAGGAAGATAAACTTTGTAACGCTTTCTCCCAAGTTCATCCTGAACACTTTTTGGGAAAAAGCGCTTATTCCGATATTTGCCGCCATGGCGGCAATTCTATTTCCGCTGGCCAGGGTCAATGATCCCGGTAGTCCTGTTGCAACAGCTAACGGAATGTTTTTTCTTATCAGTCGCATGGCCTATGAAAGAATCGGAGGACATCGCAGTGTAAAAGATCTTGCGGTCGAAGATATTGGAATCGGGAAAAGGGTTAAAGCCACGGGCCTGGGCATACTGTTTGCCAATGGCCGAAACCTTCTACAAACCAAGATGTATTCCAGTTTTCGAGAAGTGTTAGACGGTTGGACACGAATACTGGCCGGGGCAATGAATTACAAACTCTTAACGGTGCTGAAACACTTATGCGTACATATCTTGGTCGGTTTGCCCTCTTTCGCTCTAGGGACTTTTCTCTATACCGAGTCGGCAATGGAACTCTGGCCTAGTTTGTGGTTCCTGTTACCCTTGGCCTGTCTGTTACAATTAGTTTTAATCCCATGGTTCTTTCTTGATCAGGCAGGATTACCTAAAAAGTATTTGGTTTACTTCTCACTTGGAAACTTGATGCTTATCTGGATTTTTGTCGTGATGATTAAGAAGATTATTTTCAGAGACGCTTTACAGTGGAGGGGCACAACTTACGACCGAACTCGTTATCAGTCAAAGTCACTTGATCCATAAGTTCTTCAGCTTTCCTCGACCGATAGAGGATTCACACGCTTTACGACGGTCAATGATTCGGAAACATCTTTGGTATTAAGCTATTCCGACACACAAGTATGCCAAACTTTTCTGGATCACTCCAACTCCGACATCACCCTTAAGCGCCCGAAGAACGTCCTCACTTTGGACAACGCGAGCTGGCATCGCAGTAAAAAAATAAAGTGGGGGCGATTCGAGCCGGTGTTTCTTCCACCCTACTCTCCGGATCTCAATCCCATAGAAAGACTAGGGCTCGTGATGAAATCAGAGTGGCCCTTCTTTATTCGGTGAACGCATACGGATGCCAGGAAAAGTGACTCAGAAAAATAAGAGTCCGTTTCTGACTGCAGCAAGGGTGCAGCAAACGCCATTTTGCGAACCCATCAACCACCAAGCAACAAGTAACTTCTTGTATAAGTCTGGGCAGACTAACCCAAGCCTGTTTGTAAACATTTGATATCATTAGGTTCGTGATTTTTTTACCTCAGTTTTACCCCGGGTTATTGAGAAGTAACTAATTAGTTTGACAAGCATATAATTTCACTAGATAAGCAATAATAAGGGTTATTACGATCAAACCCTTCCACCACTCGCATATGTAGCTTCCCGTTAAGAGGAACCTTCCATGCAAGACCATGATAAGACGAAAGATCAGCTTATTGATGAATTGAATGAGTTGCGCCGTAAGGTGGCTGAACTTGATGCCGTTCAAAAGTCGT containing:
- a CDS encoding ABC transporter permease; amino-acid sequence: MWRRIVALMRKEFLAILKDKKSRIVLIGPPIIQLLVFGYAATYDLNQVPFAVYNEDQGGASRDLLAKLRLSPTFHEVAIVTHDDEIAPLIDSKKALLFIHLGPNFSRNLGQGIPAPLQVIVDGRNSNTAMIALNYIQSIVDAFNQEWAVVEGLGKPRAHLVIRAWFNPNLESRWFIVPGIIGLLTLVVTMLVTALSVAREREQGTFDQLLVTPMRPTEIVLGKALPGFIIGFAEATLIMVVAVYWFHVPLLGHLATLYMGLFLFLLSAIGVGLMISSISVTQQQGLLGAFLFLVPSIILSGFTTPIANMPQTVQYLTYINPLRYFMVVLRAVFLQGAPFLSLLNQFWPMALIGIVTLSLAGWLFRHRMN
- a CDS encoding glycosyltransferase encodes the protein MNYISLALGSAILLYIVYFWSMRMREITDSWRWVPVLDPNKDTSLPKSPPRISVIVPANNEEALIGTSLRSILDQDYPNLEIICVDDRSTDRTAEIVGKLFEGRTNCRLVSITELPVGWTGKSHALYEGAKYASGEWLAFLDADSSLHKAALRQCLHEAIQRKINFVTLSPKFILNTFWEKALIPIFAAMAAILFPLARVNDPGSPVATANGMFFLISRMAYERIGGHRSVKDLAVEDIGIGKRVKATGLGILFANGRNLLQTKMYSSFREVLDGWTRILAGAMNYKLLTVLKHLCVHILVGLPSFALGTFLYTESAMELWPSLWFLLPLACLLQLVLIPWFFLDQAGLPKKYLVYFSLGNLMLIWIFVVMIKKIIFRDALQWRGTTYDRTRYQSKSLDP
- a CDS encoding dodecin family protein, translating into MSGRVARVTEVIAGSPNSFDEAIKLAFERANKTLRNITGMKIVDMSVMCEAGEIQEYRIRVEVIFVLE
- a CDS encoding ABC transporter ATP-binding protein; translated protein: MRGISFQALPGIITGMIGPDGAGKTTIMRLAAGLLIPNSGRITFFGVDVQQHPSRVQSSLGYMPQHFGLYEDLTVQENLDLYADLQGVGHEERPARYSQLLDMTGLAPFTSRLAGRLSGGMKQKLGLACTLVRSPRLLLLDEPTVGVDPVSRRELWAIVGGLVKARE
- a CDS encoding SDR family oxidoreductase, producing the protein MSDTMNVLLTGGTGFLGEYLLVELLDRGHSVWAHYRSESRKMDTIRFLSSLGLPRSAESLKWFKGEILEADEQWEQWCQEYKGIDEVDTLLHSAASTRLHMDESGEPLKTNLGSTTALYKLVERKPLNVHVISTAYVCGLIQGEVVTEVNHPRGDFVNVYEESKWEAEQIWMGKATILRPSVIIGHSETGRCTSFGGYYILFQAAHLLDRLMADSKNLDRLNLNIDIPANPDGVTNVIPVDYVAKAAVRIMEKPQYHNNIYHLTHSNPPTHQWTLSHVCNRFNVGGLRFAGVGASFVQPRNRIERMVWRQMQTILLHFASNPLFDRANTDSVIGDLTVPPITSSYLDKIIDYGIEKDWGQSRQ
- a CDS encoding ABC transporter permease, with the protein product MSETSQSLPPPPVRFGALMRMKGLIRKEFLQILRDPSSIAIAFLMPFFLLLLFGYGVSLDAEHVPVALVVEASDPETASLTGSFMASRYFAPTVYLNMSEAIAAMNDRRADAIVHLRSDFGRLVYASGGAPIQVIIEGSDANTGRLVSGYIEGTIQIWLAQQARLKGQSLQAPVDMRPRIWFNSDVRSQNFLVPGLIAVIMTLIGALLTSMVVAREWERGTMEALAVTPVTMTEILLGKLVPYFILGMGGMTLAVSMAYFLFEVPLRGSLWLLTATSALFLLVALGMGLLISIIARNQFVAGQVAIIVTFLPAFLLSGFIFDITSMPTAVQVITHLIAARYYVAILQTIFLAGDIWSVIVPNTIALFVMAAFFLGVSRRKARKRLD
- a CDS encoding ATP-binding cassette domain-containing protein, with protein sequence MSVLLSTAYLDEAERCSRVVLFHEGQILGEGSPGNFSAPMKGRTFSISASGLAKRAIQQRLMDNPLVVDAIIQGEQVRVVVKSGAQTDAESLLPGAADVILREVEPRFEDGFISLLRERVAETSQRMSFDIRELSSRQALSASSGPVIKVQDLERRFGDFFAVRDVTFDVGRGEIFGLLGANGAGKSTTFRMLCGLLPASGGTLRVAGLDLRHSAATARGRIGYMSQKFSLYGVLSVRENLQFFGSAYGLDRRRRARRIDWAMEQFGLEPVSSVTSADLPLGYKQRLAMACALMHEPDILFLDEPTSGVDPLARREFWRRISALAERGVTVMVTTHFMEEAEYCDRLAIMAAGEILALGTPEQIKDRMRTDSQREPTMEDAFIGLLKDYERMKANAA
- a CDS encoding transposase; translation: MVLSYSDTQVCQTFLDHSNSDITLKRPKNVLTLDNASWHRSKKIKWGRFEPVFLPPYSPDLNPIERLGLVMKSEWPFFIR
- a CDS encoding efflux RND transporter periplasmic adaptor subunit, yielding MSKKVIRIFALSTLIVIGLGGGFWWWRLHGQPTQTGQLVLYGNVDLREVNLAFNGSQRIASIYVKEGDRVTSGQLLAELETQRLEDAVKQAEALAAQQGEVLKRLEAGSRIEEIRQAEANANKARVDADNAQRTWERIRDLFHEHAVSQQQSDDSEAAAKAAQATSKAAQQALNLALAGSRVEDIEAGRAALSAAQANMALRRQELKDARLHAPTDGIIRDRILEPGTMVTPQNPVLILALTNPLWVRAYVSEPDLGKLRLGMKATITTDSYPGKLYDGWVGFISPTAEFTPKTVETTDLRTRLVYQVRVFVLQGQDELRLGMPATVTIDIEQASKPDRSSAGQS